In Candidatus Aminicenantes bacterium, the sequence CCGCTCCGGCACCCGCAAGGAAGAGCTGCTGATCGAGCGCGACGAGCTGAGCAAGATCTGGGTCCTGCGCAAGGTGCTCTCGCAGATGTCGGAAGTGGAGGCCATGGAACTGCTGGTCGAAAAACTTTCCAAGACCAAGTCCAACGCCGAATTCATCAAGATGATGTCGGCGGGGATGTAAGGCTGCAAACGACAGTTTGAAATCGGTTTACGGTAGACGGTGCAAGGTGGACGGTGAAAGCCAAAAAACCTTGCTATTTTGATTCTTCTCTTGCCGTAAACCGTGCACCGTAAACCCTACACCAAGCCCTGATCCAATAACATTCATATCTTAGCCGGTTGAGCTTGTAGCGAAAGCACCTCGCCTATGCCCTTCTTGATCTCAGTTAACACCGCGTCCCAGGAATAGTATTTCTTTACGTATTCCAAACCTTTCGCTCCCATGGCGGCGCGCAGGACCGGCCGGCGGTAGAGCCGGCGGAAAGCCGCCAGAAATTCCTCCTGGTTGTCGTAGGCCAGACCGCCGCCCGACATGTCGACATGCTCCAGCAGAGCCGCGCAGCGGCGATTGACCAGCACCGGCGTCGCATTCGAAAAAGATTCCAGCGTGGTGATGGAAAGGCTCTCCAGCGGCGAGGGCTGCAGCGAGAAGAGGGCCCCCTTGAAAGCGGCCAGCTTATCGGCCTCGCTGACATAGCCCAGGTACTTCACCCCCTGGATCACGGGAACATCCATCAGTTTCTTGCCGATCAGGACCAGCTCCACGTAGGCTTCGTATTTCAGCGCCCGGTAGTAGTCGAAAACCGCTTCCAGTCCCTTGCCTTTTTCGATGCGCCCGGCAAAGAGCAGGTAGGGAGCGACCAGCAGGTGCTTGCGGCGGAAAGCTTTATCCGAAACATCGCTCGGGATATCGATCCCGGTCCGGACCAGGCGCATGGAGCCGGTCGGTGAAAACAACCGTTGCGTGAGCTCCATCTCAGCCTGGGTCAGGAAGAACAGGGCGCGCGGCCGGGCGAACAGTTTTTTCATCGCCTCCAGGTAGATCGGCGCCTCGTCGTGGGCGGTCGGGAACAGGACCAGCGGTTGGCGCACAACGCCGCTGCCGATCACGGTGGGATAGTACAGGTAGGTGAAAAAGAAGAACAGGTCGATCTCCCCCTGCGCCGCAGCCAGGGCATCAACCAGGTCG encodes:
- a CDS encoding glycosyltransferase family 4 protein translates to MITIGFVVQRYGREVIGGSESLARDLAERLVREGFRVVVFTTCARDYLTWRNEYPAGESLLRGVTIRRFPVRHERNIDDFNRFSERFFAAAAVDRDEREWLEAQGPFCPDLVDALAAAQGEIDLFFFFTYLYYPTVIGSGVVRQPLVLFPTAHDEAPIYLEAMKKLFARPRALFFLTQAEMELTQRLFSPTGSMRLVRTGIDIPSDVSDKAFRRKHLLVAPYLLFAGRIEKGKGLEAVFDYYRALKYEAYVELVLIGKKLMDVPVIQGVKYLGYVSEADKLAAFKGALFSLQPSPLESLSITTLESFSNATPVLVNRRCAALLEHVDMSGGGLAYDNQEEFLAAFRRLYRRPVLRAAMGAKGLEYVKKYYSWDAVLTEIKKGIGEVLSLQAQPAKI